AGGTCTACGATTTCCGGGCGGTCCCATTGTGAGGCTCCGATTTCCTGTGCCAGTATTTTTCCTTTGTATATAATGTAGGTTCTTGGGATCGCATTCCCATCCAGCGCCGGCGGATAGGGCCCGGCAAACTGATAGAACGGCAGGTTATATCCTTTTCTTTCAATGAATGGATTGACGGTTTCAGCACTTTCGTCAGAGATAATGTAGAAAGCTACTTTTTCATGTGCCTTATACTTGTCATAAAGCTTCTGAATACCCGGCATTTCCATATTACACGGTCCGCACCACGTTGCCCACACATTAATAAAAACGAGTTTGTTTTCGTCCATTGCAACTGGTTTTCCTTCCAGGTCGGTCATCGACGACAGATATATCGATGAGGGAATTCCTGCGTCAGGTGTTGCATTTTCCGCACTTACCTGCTCATTGTCAGTGGGTTTGAAGAATGCGTAATAAATTGCGCCAACAGCCAGAAATATTAACAGAAACAGGAATATTTTCTTGGAACCAGATGTCATGAGAGTGCGTAGGTAAGTGAAAAGAATGTAATTGATGTCTTTGACAGAACGGCAAAAGTAACCATATTCTGACAAAACTGATTTATAAACTGGTTTCTAAAAATAGGGCTTTTCTTTTTTTGATGCTGAATCGGAATTTGAATACTTTTATAGAATAATAAAAAAATAATTGATTTGAGGAAACGGTTTACATTCATGAAAGTTCTATTTTTTGGCATTGCTTCTCTCATTGCGCTTATCCTGCCATACCATTCTTTCGCCCAACGTTCAGCTGCTGAGTTTTTTGAAGAAGGAAATACAAAAGCCGGGACCGGTGATTTCAGCGGAGCTTTGCAGGCATATTCGACCGTCATTTCCATGAGTCCCGAGCATGCGCCGAGCTATTTTAACCGTGGGCTGGCAAAAGCGAACCTCAAAGACCACAGAGGGGCGGTTCAGGACTATGACCACGCCATTCAGCTGAACCCTAAGGAAGCGCTTTACTACCAGAGCCGTGGAGTTAGCAAGAGCTTGCAGGAAGATTTCCGTTCTGCGATCGAGGACTATTCCAAAGCTATTGAACTCAATCCTGAGGAGCCCAAAGCATATTACAACCGTGGCGTAAGTTATGCCAAACTCAAAAACCATCGCAATGCACTGATCGATCTGGATCGTGCCCTTTCGCTGAATCCCGATGAGCTTGCTGCACTTTATGCGAGGGGTAATTGCAAGCAGGATTTGCAGGAATACGCCGGAAGCCTGGCGGATTTTACCAGGGTGATTGAGCTAAGTCCCAAAAGGACAGGTGCGTACGCAGGTCGTGGATTGGCGAAACTTGATCTGGGTGACTACCAGGGAGCAGTTGCGGATTTTACACGCGCTATCGAGCTTAGTCCGAATGAAAGTGAATATTACAGCAGCCGCGGTTTTGCAAAAAACAAAATAGAGGATTTTCAGGGTGCAATCCTTGATTTTGATAAAACCATTCAACTGAACCCGGACGATTTCAATGCGTACTATGGACGTGGCTTCTCGAAAGGAAAGCTGAATGATCCCCGCGGCGCCATCGCCGATCTTTCCAAGTCAATTGAAATAAAAAATACCTATGTAGGTGAGCCGAAGAAGATAGCCTATACTGGGAAAATTAACCGTGAAAAGCTGGATGAGCTGCGCGATCAGGTGAAGGACCACATTAAAATTGACAATCTGACCAACGAAAGAGCGGAGGCTTACTTTATCCGGGGGATCAATAAATCCAAAGTAGGAGAGGTTAAGGGAGCTATCCAGGACCTGACTAAGGCTGTGGAACTGAACCCTACCTACGCCACTGCCTACTTCTCACGCGCTATAATCCGTTCCGCAAGCGGAGACCAAATGGGTGCCGTGCTGGATTTTACGAGTTCAATCAAGCTGCGCTCTGATTTTCCTGAGGCCTATTATCTGAGAGGAATATTGAAAAACAGTTTGGGAGAAATCAATGACGGCTGCCTGGATTTAAGTAAAGCTGGCGAGCTGGGTTATCAGCAGGCTTATAAAGTGATTGGTAGTTACTGCAACTAGGAGAGATAAAAAGAAGTTGCGCAGCATTGGTAAGTTTACCAGATTTTGTCAAACTGAGCGGAGTCGAAGTGCATTTTTTAGCAGTGCATATGCACTTCGACTCCGCTCAGTTTGACAATGTAATTGATTATGAAACAGCCCTTTGTGATATTCAAGAAGCGTCGTTCCCTTTACGCTTTTTTCAGGTTTTCCGCCACCTTATCCCAGTTAACAACATTCCAGAATGCTTTAATGTAGTCGGGGCGCTTGTTTTGATAATGCAGGTAGTAGGCATGTTCCCAAACGTCAAGCGCTAAAATTGGTGTGCCTTTTATGTCCGATATATCCATTAAAGGATTGTCCTGGTTAGGAGTCGACCCTACCTCCAATTTGCCGCCTTTGGCAACCAGCCAAGCCCAGCCGGAGCCGAAGCGGGTAGCAGCCGCTTTGGCAAATTCTTCTTTGAACTTATCGAATGAACCGAACTGGCCGTTGATAGCGTCGGCTACTGCACCAGAGGGTGCTGCACTTTTTTTAGGGCCCATTACTTCCCAGAAAAAAGTATGGTTCCAGTGCCCGCCGCCATTATTGCGGATAGCCATAGGTGCTTTACTAATCGATTTAATAATTTCGTCCAGGGACTGCGATTCAAACGCCGTACCTTTTACAGCATCGTTGAGATTTTTTACATAAGCAGCATGGTGTTTCCCGTAATGGATCTCCATGGTCATTTTATCGATGCTAGGCTCCAATGCACCAAAGTCGTAAGGCAGGGGAGCTTGTTTAAAAGGAGCAGTTTCTACCAGTAAAGGTGTTGAGGATCCCGCGAAAGATTGTTCAGCCAGTGCGCCAACCGCAAGCGTACTGCCTGCCAGGGTCCGCAAAAAATCTGTTCTATTCATAACCTTATATTAAGTGTTTAGTATTAATCGTAAGCCACCCGGCTCACGATGCTACGCCCGAGGGTAATCTCATCCGCATACTCGAGGTCGCCCCCGATGGGAACTCCACGGGCGATGGTACTCATTTTAACTCCTGTTGATTTTAACTTCTTTTGCAGGTAAAAGGCAGTAGTATCACCTTCCATCGTAGGGCTTAATGCCAGAATGATCTCCTGTACCGTTTCCTGCTCGGTGGGATTTTCTATTCGGGCCAGTAACGAATCGATCTGCAAATCGGAAGGGCCGATACCTTCCAGTGGGGAAATTATCCCTCCCAGGACGTGGTACAAGCCTTTATATTGATTAGTAGACTCAATGGCCAAAACATCCCTGGTGTCCACGACCACACAAATGATGGAATGGTCACGCTTTGAACTGCCGCAAATATTACAAAGCCTCTCGTCCGCAATGTTGTGGCATTTAACGCAATAGGTAGTTTTGGTGCGCATATTCAGAAGAGCATCCGACAATGACCGGGTTTGTTGCTCTTCTCTCTTCAGCAAATGTAATGCCAGGCGTAAAGCTGTCTTTTTACCTATTCCCGGAAGACGGGAAATTTCACTAACGGCATCCTCAATAAGACGTGAGGGGTAATTCATGTGAAAAGCTTAGGTGATGGTTTTGCAATGTAAGGATCAAAACCTGATTTGTCGACTAGCGGGGCAGGAACTGTGTGTAATTTTAGTGGATTTCGGCCGAAATACCTCTGCGGCAAATTTCGTTACGCATGCCGGTCAGTTCATGATACGCCCCTTCTTTCACTGAGCATTTTCCTTTGTAATGAATGATAATCGTGCATTGCTCTGCTTGTTCATTCGAATGGCCGCAAACTTCAACCAATGTATCTATCACCCAGTCAAAAGTATTAATGTCATCATTGTAGATCACGAGCTTTTTTATGTCGGTATCTACTGTTTTGTCCAGAATTTCTTCCTCCGTCTCAGTAAGCGCTTGCATAACAACCAAATTTCTGTTTGATTAGCAAATCTAATTAAAAACGCAGATTAACGGAAGTTTTAACTACCTTTTAATCGGCTGCTAAAATTCAAATTATAACCCGCTTTAATGAATCCATATATTTCCCTGGTCATCCTGATCGTGTATTTCGGGATGCTGATCACAGTTTCTGTTTATACTTCCAGAGGGGCCGATACCAATACTTTTTTCACGGCTAACAGGCAGTCTCCGTGGTATCTGGTAGCATTCGGAATGATCGGAACATCGCTTTCGGGGGTCACATTTGTGTCGGTGCCAGGTGCAGTTGCTAACATTCAGTTTTCGTATTTTCAAGTCGTATTAGGGTACATTTTGGGTTATCTCGTGATCGGTACGGTGCTTATGCCTCTTTATTACCGGCTCAATCTAATTTCAATTTACGCTTACCTGGAACAACGTTTCGGCTTCTGGTCTTACAAAACGGGGTCTGGTTTTTTCCTGCTTTCGCGTACTATTGGATCGGCCGTGAGGTTATATGTGGCAGCGCAGGTTTTACAGCTCGCATTGTTCAAACCGCTCGGTATTCCATTTGAAGTGGCGGTAGCGATCACCATATTTCTGATCTGGATTTATACATTCAAAGGCGGTGTCAAAACGATCATTGTGACTGACACTTTGCAAACGTTTTTCCTGATTACCGCAGTGATACTGACCATTATACTGGTTTCGCAAGAGTTGCATCTGGACGGCATGGGTGATATCTGGGACAAGGTTCAGACGAGTGGATATTCCAAAATTTTCTATTGGGATACCAATGATCCCAAGAACTTCTTCAAGCAGTTTTTCGCTGGCGTCTTTATCGCCATTGTAATGACTGGCCTCGATCAGGACCTGATGCAAAAAAACCTGACCTGCAAGAACATCGGGGAAGCGCAAAAAAATATGTTCTGGTTTGTAGTGGTGCTGGTGATCGTCAACTTTCTGTTTTTATCGCTCGGAGCGCTGCTTTACGTATATGCCGAAGCGCAAGGCATTCCTACGCCTGCGAAGACGGACGATTTTTATCCAATGCTCGCATTGAATCACCTGGGACTGGTAGTAGGGATCACATTCCTGCTCGGGATCACAGCCGCCACTTACGCCAGTTCGGATTCCGCGCTCACGGCGCTGACAACCGCTTTCTGCATTGATTTTATGGAAATTGAAAAAAGACCGGAAGAAAAGCGTTCAACCATTAAATTCTGGGTACACATTGGCTTCTCAGTCGTTTTCTATCTGGTCATTCTGATTTTTAACAAACTGAATAGCAAGGAGGTTATTACTGCGGTATTCGATCTGGCGGGATATACTTATGGTCCGCTTCTGGGGCTGTTTTCATTCGGGGCATTTTTGAAACGGCCGGTCAAAGATCGATGGGTACCACTGGTCTGTATTCTCGCGCCAATTTTAACCTATATCATTAATGATCACTCAGCTGAATGGTTTAATGGCTTTAAATTTGGCTTCGAAAGATTGATTATTAACGGCTTGATCACCTTCATTGGCTTGTGGATTTTGCGTGATCCCAGACCAAAGGGATGGATACCATACTCTTCCAGAAAGTAGTTAGTTTTGAGTCATTTCAAATAGCCTTTTTTCGTAAAAACGGTTACATATTTCGTTTTATTTTTCTTGCATTTATACAAAAAAATATTAACTTTCTGATAAAATCAGGCACGAATTCGAGCCAATGATGGATGTTGATTGAAAGATTAAGTTGGGTTAATTATTTAACGAACTAAACTTTTGCAAAATGAAAACACTGTCAGTTATTTTATTGGGAATAGTCCTTTGTACGTCCTGTAAAGACACCGCAAAAGAAGACGAAGCCACCAGCGCAAGCAATCTGGAAAAAGAGAAAAAGGCCATTACCGCAGTCATTGAAAACGAAACCAAAGCATTCTTCGCCAGAGATTATAACGCATGGAAAGCAAACTATGCGCAAACCGACTACGCGTTTCAGGCATGGAGCAACAACGATGGCACATTCGACTCTAATGTTGGATGGGACGATATCAACAAGCAAATAGGCAAGTATATCGCCGACAATCCTGAGCCAGTATCAAGCCACCCGATTGTGGAACGTAAGAATATGAATTTCAAATTTTTTGATGACAATGTCGCCTACCTTACCTGGGACCAGTTCAACAGTGACAAAATGGAGAAGAACTTCCATCACAGTAAAGAAGTGAGGGTAATGGAGAAAATTAACGGCGAATGGAAAATTGTATGTGTCTCAGCGTTCTGGGACTATAAACACCTTATCCCCGCAAGCCGACTGCCGATGATCAAAAAAATCGCAAATGAGAGCAGAGGTAAAAATAAAATTTGAGTTCAGTGTAACTTTTTGACCGTTCGCTTTTAAATCAAAGCGTTCGCTTCTGAACATAAGCGGACACCGCCATAGAGGCATAAAAGCAGCGGAAATATTATTATAAGTTATTGAAAGTTAAGAAGTTAATAGATGGATGTGCCGCTCTGGTTTTCGCGAAATCAGATTCTGGCACATCCTTTTTTATGTATAGTTCAACCATGCAAGAATGTGTGGGCATAACTTTAAAACATCATTAGCCATGAAAATTTCAAACTTCTCAAACCTATTTTGCGCAGTAGCGCTGTCTTTGTCTCTTGCTTCATTTACAACAGACAAAAAGAAAAACAATGAAGAAAAAGAAACTGCCGGAGCGGTGGTCTTTGACGCAGCACTTTACAAAGTTGCGCAAACCAACAAAGTAAAACTGTCGGTTGATAAGAACGCGAAAGACAGATTAAGAGTAGTCCTGAGAGACAAAGCGGGCAAGATCTATTACTCTGAAATGTTCAACCAGAGAGACTCCAAATACCGCCGAGTTTTTGACCTGGCCGAAATGAATGACGGTACTTACTTTTTTGAGTTGTTCAATAACAAGACGAAACTCGTTAAAGAAGTAGAGATCCACAGTACCAACGAAAAGTTGATTTCATTACAATAGCCACCTTGGAGAGGTACACAAAGGTTCACAAATGAAAGAATCCCGATCGCAAGACCGGGATTCTTTGTTTATAACTGTAACTCCTTTTCAGGATCCCAGAAGTGGTGCTTCCAGTTTTGTATTTTATTGTTTTTTATCACTAATCCCTCACTTTCCAGACGTTCCTGCATGGTAGTTGGGGTTTCGAAAAGCTCCCTGGCAGTAAGCTCGCCCTGGCTGTTCACTACCCGGTGAGCAGGAATATTTGGGTGATAACCACTGTTTCCCATTGCCCAGCCGACCATTCTTGCGCCTCGTTTTGCACCTAAGTATGCGGCAATGGCACCATAGGAAGTAGCCCTGCCTTCCGGGATCTGCCGCACTACATCATATACATCATTGAAAAATTCATTCCCCTTCTTCATTGGCCTCTCTTGATCTTGCTTCCTGCCGTTCGTCAATCTCCTGGGTGAGCTGCTCATACCAGCCTTCGCCATAGGCGCGGATAAGTGGTTCTTTCAGAAATTTGTAAACAGGAACCTTCAATTCCTTGCCAAAGCTACAAGCCGGGCTGCATATTTCCCAACGATCGTAATTGAGTGCGTGGTACTGCTCGTATTTGGTTACCCTTATGGGATATAGGTGACAGGAAATGGGTTTTTTATAACTGATCTTTCCATCATTGTAAGCATCTTCAATGCCACATTTCAAGATTCCTTTTTTGTCGTAAGTCGCGTAAGCACATTCCCTTCCATTGATGACCGGTGTCACATAATCACCATCCCAATCTTTGGTGTAAGTACCTTCTTTGGCAATGACTGCTTTTCCAGCCTCCGTCAGATAAGGCGCCACGTGTGGGTAAATCTCGTCGAGAATAGCAAGCTCATCTTCGTCCAGCGGAGCACCCGAATCCCCTTCCACGCAACAAGCCCCCTTGCATTTGTCCAGATTACAGACAAATTGCTGGTCTTCAATGTCATCACTAATGCAGGTATTATCAATGAGTATCATAAATCGGTATACCTATTGTTGAGGTATTTTTAGTTTTTGTCCAACCATAACACTATTGCCAGACATATTGTTTAACCTTTTAATGTCTTCCACATTGGTGTGGTAAGTTTGGGAAATGCGGAACAGCGTTTCACCAGGTGCTACCACGTGGGTTTGGGCTCCCGCAGATATATTTTGGTTCACAGCTTCGGAGGCAGAACTCTCGCCATCGCCAGCTTTTCTTACCCGCAGGCGCTGTCCCGATTTCAACCGGTCGGAATCATCGAGATTATTCAATGCCAAAAGGTCTTTAATGGTCAGCCCGTATGCCTTTGAAATACTGTAATAAGTTTGTCCACCTTGTACCACGTGAAATTCATTTCCCTGGTTGGCGGTGTTCCTGATTTCCTGTTTAATTTCCTCAGGAGTTTTAAATGTCGCGGCAGGTTCAGCGCGGCTAACTTCGATCTTTTCCGGCACCACTTTCTCTTTTACAGCCACCGGTTCAGCTGCAACAGCTGCATTTTCAGTTTTGCTTACCAACAGTTTCTGACCTGTAACAAGCCTGTTTTGGCCTTTCCTGTCATTGAGGGTTAATAATTCACGCAATGTGAGGTTGTACTTACTGGCAATACTGTAATAAGTTTCTCCTGACTGAACGGTGTGGTAACTTGGTTGTCCACTACTGGTCGCCACCTTTGTTGCTTCTGGTTTTGAAGCAGCTTCTCTGGCAGCCCTCTCTTCAGCAGCAGCTCTTTGCCGGGCATATACCGACGTCGGAGCGGTCGTCCTGGTGTCATTGGGTGTAATCACTTTCGAAGGCGTGGTCGACTTCGCTGCATTATTCTCATCAGTTGATTTGAAGGAAGCATCAGCGTTATCCTGGGTGATGATGACTACGCGATCGTCTGCTTCCGGTCTAGCAGCGGAAGTTCTAGTCGGGGCTGTTTCACTCGGTTTAGGAACAGCAGCGGTGGCTACCGGAGCCTTTGTTACGGGAGCAGCTGGCTCAGTGACGACTGTTTCGCTGGCAGTGCCAGTGTCACTTTTTTCAACCAGTACAGGGGTATATTTTTTTCTGCCAGACGGTTTGTCGGGAATAGTGTTAGCGGTAGTCTGTGAAGTTGCAGGCGCTTTTTCGGCAGCGGCGATTGGAGCATCCTGTGTAGCTGGTACCGGCGCTGGCTGCGGCGGAGCGATGATTTCAACAGGCTGTCTTCTGGGTCTCTTTTTGGTCAGGAACAATACTTGTCCCGTCTGAATGGGGTAGTTGCGGCTTGTTGTCCGGTTATATTTCAATAAGCTAACCAGCCGAAGGCCATA
The genomic region above belongs to Dyadobacter pollutisoli and contains:
- the recR gene encoding recombination mediator RecR, giving the protein MNYPSRLIEDAVSEISRLPGIGKKTALRLALHLLKREEQQTRSLSDALLNMRTKTTYCVKCHNIADERLCNICGSSKRDHSIICVVVDTRDVLAIESTNQYKGLYHVLGGIISPLEGIGPSDLQIDSLLARIENPTEQETVQEIILALSPTMEGDTTAFYLQKKLKSTGVKMSTIARGVPIGGDLEYADEITLGRSIVSRVAYD
- a CDS encoding superoxide dismutase; this encodes MNRTDFLRTLAGSTLAVGALAEQSFAGSSTPLLVETAPFKQAPLPYDFGALEPSIDKMTMEIHYGKHHAAYVKNLNDAVKGTAFESQSLDEIIKSISKAPMAIRNNGGGHWNHTFFWEVMGPKKSAAPSGAVADAINGQFGSFDKFKEEFAKAAATRFGSGWAWLVAKGGKLEVGSTPNQDNPLMDISDIKGTPILALDVWEHAYYLHYQNKRPDYIKAFWNVVNWDKVAENLKKA
- a CDS encoding DUF3109 family protein, translated to MILIDNTCISDDIEDQQFVCNLDKCKGACCVEGDSGAPLDEDELAILDEIYPHVAPYLTEAGKAVIAKEGTYTKDWDGDYVTPVINGRECAYATYDKKGILKCGIEDAYNDGKISYKKPISCHLYPIRVTKYEQYHALNYDRWEICSPACSFGKELKVPVYKFLKEPLIRAYGEGWYEQLTQEIDERQEARSREANEEGE
- a CDS encoding MGMT family protein; the encoded protein is MKKGNEFFNDVYDVVRQIPEGRATSYGAIAAYLGAKRGARMVGWAMGNSGYHPNIPAHRVVNSQGELTARELFETPTTMQERLESEGLVIKNNKIQNWKHHFWDPEKELQL
- a CDS encoding tetratricopeptide repeat protein, with translation MKVLFFGIASLIALILPYHSFAQRSAAEFFEEGNTKAGTGDFSGALQAYSTVISMSPEHAPSYFNRGLAKANLKDHRGAVQDYDHAIQLNPKEALYYQSRGVSKSLQEDFRSAIEDYSKAIELNPEEPKAYYNRGVSYAKLKNHRNALIDLDRALSLNPDELAALYARGNCKQDLQEYAGSLADFTRVIELSPKRTGAYAGRGLAKLDLGDYQGAVADFTRAIELSPNESEYYSSRGFAKNKIEDFQGAILDFDKTIQLNPDDFNAYYGRGFSKGKLNDPRGAIADLSKSIEIKNTYVGEPKKIAYTGKINREKLDELRDQVKDHIKIDNLTNERAEAYFIRGINKSKVGEVKGAIQDLTKAVELNPTYATAYFSRAIIRSASGDQMGAVLDFTSSIKLRSDFPEAYYLRGILKNSLGEINDGCLDLSKAGELGYQQAYKVIGSYCN
- a CDS encoding ATP-dependent Clp protease adaptor ClpS, whose protein sequence is MQALTETEEEILDKTVDTDIKKLVIYNDDINTFDWVIDTLVEVCGHSNEQAEQCTIIIHYKGKCSVKEGAYHELTGMRNEICRRGISAEIH
- a CDS encoding sodium:solute symporter; amino-acid sequence: MNPYISLVILIVYFGMLITVSVYTSRGADTNTFFTANRQSPWYLVAFGMIGTSLSGVTFVSVPGAVANIQFSYFQVVLGYILGYLVIGTVLMPLYYRLNLISIYAYLEQRFGFWSYKTGSGFFLLSRTIGSAVRLYVAAQVLQLALFKPLGIPFEVAVAITIFLIWIYTFKGGVKTIIVTDTLQTFFLITAVILTIILVSQELHLDGMGDIWDKVQTSGYSKIFYWDTNDPKNFFKQFFAGVFIAIVMTGLDQDLMQKNLTCKNIGEAQKNMFWFVVVLVIVNFLFLSLGALLYVYAEAQGIPTPAKTDDFYPMLALNHLGLVVGITFLLGITAATYASSDSALTALTTAFCIDFMEIEKRPEEKRSTIKFWVHIGFSVVFYLVILIFNKLNSKEVITAVFDLAGYTYGPLLGLFSFGAFLKRPVKDRWVPLVCILAPILTYIINDHSAEWFNGFKFGFERLIINGLITFIGLWILRDPRPKGWIPYSSRK
- a CDS encoding TlpA family protein disulfide reductase, with product MTSGSKKIFLFLLIFLAVGAIYYAFFKPTDNEQVSAENATPDAGIPSSIYLSSMTDLEGKPVAMDENKLVFINVWATWCGPCNMEMPGIQKLYDKYKAHEKVAFYIISDESAETVNPFIERKGYNLPFYQFAGPYPPALDGNAIPRTYIIYKGKILAQEIGASQWDRPEIVDLIEKQLAEI
- a CDS encoding LysM peptidoglycan-binding domain-containing protein: MLLLFAGNHAIAQSYPEIPASVSFGGITVKFDRSAQDIIETDVKSLMSNKKFWEEKMDRAILHFPIVEGILMDEEVPIDFKYLAVQESSFRPDVVSSSNAVGYWQFKPETARELNLRVDGDVDERKNISSSTHAAAWYLKKNNQQFNNWVTTLYSYYQGAGGVKKVVPASWAYAREVTLNGKTDRYMLRFFAHKIALEAGIERYKTNNALILMESDYGKGQSFDEISASLGIASAELKSYNKWLNDDKVPTDREYLITLPVPVNQVASVREKLSLPPRQTAVASVYEDTGFPVLKKSAYKSKEPNGPDLYEINGLPGVEARAGDKPKTLAREGNMKAPKFMRYNDMLAEMPLIPGKVYYLSRKHKKAATPFHTARPGDTWHSVSQQYGLRLVSLLKYNRTTSRNYPIQTGQVLFLTKKRPRRQPVEIIAPPQPAPVPATQDAPIAAAEKAPATSQTTANTIPDKPSGRKKYTPVLVEKSDTGTASETVVTEPAAPVTKAPVATAAVPKPSETAPTRTSAARPEADDRVVIITQDNADASFKSTDENNAAKSTTPSKVITPNDTRTTAPTSVYARQRAAAEERAAREAASKPEATKVATSSGQPSYHTVQSGETYYSIASKYNLTLRELLTLNDRKGQNRLVTGQKLLVSKTENAAVAAEPVAVKEKVVPEKIEVSRAEPAATFKTPEEIKQEIRNTANQGNEFHVVQGGQTYYSISKAYGLTIKDLLALNNLDDSDRLKSGQRLRVRKAGDGESSASEAVNQNISAGAQTHVVAPGETLFRISQTYHTNVEDIKRLNNMSGNSVMVGQKLKIPQQ